From one Lineus longissimus chromosome 3, tnLinLong1.2, whole genome shotgun sequence genomic stretch:
- the LOC135485085 gene encoding leucine-rich repeat-containing protein 74B-like: MAYKGGFEPPSNPVLPPIRMNSKSGGRSGSLVFESKHRLPRGSTICTSPKPPERVQTLLEMMESGRPESVESTFSGGAIGGGTFITELHKKSDDIDDSDYDTDLEIEAPLKAATEKRKRKVVYRKACSKNGLTPISYYIRNMENPELRMRHRGLAEKEAQALSLPLQVEHLTETLDLEGNWLGPEGIIHFSDLLRDNLVLTKLNLSNNRLGNKGAKILRLGLLTNKKIENLNLAANGFSDKDAKFIAEIIEKNDSVKYLNLSQNDFNSEGGMALGPAIGQNRSIVDLDLSWNQIRLKGCEAIGEGLRENKKLKKLNLNKNGFAVFGSIAIADALLIGNNILEELDLSNNRIPISAAGLIGKMFTTNYALKVLKMSSNPMTTAGALALIRDIEDSEVTNLERFELRDVTVTDEFMDSVDAIKERRSFECEVGHVTSSQNRDYDAPFQLNLYNPLEIMLIHMETNHLRVVDLFRGLDKDGSGALDRNEFVKGLKNVDTPLSSSQMDDLIAMLDKDGDGEIDISEILNINTEFKNVKMKAKRRVKARNEEKKNPAPRLDYRQVGLMAVIRERQRIERL; encoded by the exons ATGGCGTATAAAGGTGGATTTGAACCG CCGTCCAACCCTGTTCTTCCTCCGATCCGGATGAACTCCAAATCAGGCGGGAGGTCGGGCAGCCTTGTTTTCGAGTCCAAGCATAGGCTTCCCCGAGGCAGCACGATATGTACCTCCCCGAAACCCCCCGAGAGGGTTCAGACCCTCCTCGAGATGATGGAGAGTGGGAGGCCCGAGTCTGTGGAGTCCACGTTCAGCGGGGGTGCCATAGGTGGTGGCACTTTTATCACGGAACTTCACAAGAAatctgatgatattgatgacagTGATTATGACACCGATTTGGAGATTGAAG CACCACTCAAAGCAGCGACAGAGAAACGAAAGCGAAAGGTTGTTTACCGGAAAGCGTGCAGTAAGAATGGCCTGACACCCATCTCGTACTACATCAGGAACATGGAGAACCCCGAGCTGAGAATGAGACATCGGGGCTTGGCGGAGAAGGAGGCCCAGGCTCTTTCGTTACCACTACAG GTGGAACATCTAACCGAAACGCTAGATCTGGAGGGCAACTGGCTCGGCCCGGAAggaatcatccatttttcaGACCTCCTCCGTGACAACCTTGTGCTCACTAAACTG AATCTCTCCAATAACCGTCTCGGTAACAAAGGTGCTAAAATTCTTCGACTGGGCCTTCTGACCAATAAGAAGATAGAGAATCTTAATTTAGCTG CGAATGGTTTTTCAGACAAGGACGCCAAATTCATAGCTGAAATAATTGAG AAAAACGACTCAGTGAAGTATCTGAACCTGAGCCAGAATGACTTCAACTCGGAAGGTGGGATGGCGCTGGGCCCAGCAATCGGGCAAAACCGGTCCattgttgaccttgacctcagttGGAACCAGATCAGGCTGAAAGGATGCGAGGCGATTGGCGAGGGGTTGAGG GAGAATAAAAAACTTAAGAAACTGAACCTCAACAAGAATGGTTTCGCTGTGTTTGGAAGTATCGCCATCGCTGATGCTCTCCTGATAGGCAACAACATCTTGGAGGAACTTGATCTCAGCAACAATCGAATTCCCATATCAGCAGCTGGTTTGATCGGCAAAATGTTCACAACTAACTATGCCCTCAAAGTATTAAAG ATGAGTTCAAACCCGATGACGACGGCGGGTGCTCTGGCTTTGATAAGAGATATTGAAGATAGTGAGGTGACCAACCTGGAAAGATTTGAACTCCGG GATGTAACGGTAACCGACGAATTCATGGACTCTGTCGACGCCATTAAAGAACGGCGGTCATTCGAATGCGAGGTTGGACACGTGACAAGCAGCCAAAATCGGGACTATGATGCGCCATTCCAACTCAACCTGTACAATCCACTTGAAATTATGCTGATCCACATGGAAACCAACCACCTGCGTGTGGTTGACCTGTTCCGAGGTTTGGACAAGGATGGAAGCGGGGCCTTGGATAGGAATGAATTTGTAAAGGGATTGAAG AATGTTGACACGCCCCTGTCGTCATCCCAAATGGACGATCTCATTGCGATGTTGGACAAAGATGGTGACGGAGAGATCGACATCTC AGAGATCTTGAACATCAACACTGAGTTTAAGAATGTCAAGATGAAAGCCAAGAGAAGAGTTAAGGCTCGGAATGAGGAGAAAAAGAATCCTGCGCCGCGACTGGACTACAGGCAAGTTGGCCTGATGGCGGTGATTCGAGAGAGGCAGCGCATTGAGAGGCTCTGA
- the LOC135484756 gene encoding uncharacterized protein LOC135484756 isoform X2 translates to MYSPNLPEYPLAVLGVLSIGGIVTTANPSYTIDELSHQLSDSEAQYIVAVPQNHDKARAAAARCKTVKDIFIIDPTSGKGDFSRLVDDDGARFPENVNINPMEDVALQPYSSGTTGLAKGVCLTHSNIVNNMEMAYAQPGLINTGPEDTSIAVLPFFHIFGMAQVMFSLLRNGAKIVTMPRFDKDMYLSLIQKHKATFNCVVPPIVLFLAKDPMVENYDLSSLRDMLCGAAPLSQDMEESLRRRLGKDCIRQGYGLTETSPVTHMCPQRTGKRGSIGVLLPNSQAKIVDLETGFSLGPNQDGEVCMRGPHIMKGYHRNLKATENCIKDGWFHSGDIGHYDEDGYFYIVDRVKELIKYKGFQVPPAELEGLLLAHPSIADAAVIGIPDKEAGELPKGFVVLKPNCHLTEEDIVSYVTGHVANYKRLRGGVTIMDAIPKTASGKILRRVLRTVSFSKSRETRQHSKL, encoded by the exons ATGTACAGCCCGAACCTGCCCGAGTACCCGCTAGCTGTTTTGGGGGTTCTCAGTATCGGGGGGATCGTAACCACGGCAAACCCCTCTTACACCATCG ATGAGCTGTCCCACCAATTGTCAGATTCAGAAGCCCAGTACATCGTGGCGGTGCCGCAGAACCATGACAAGGCAAGGGCAGCTGCCGCGAGGTGCAAAACAGTTAAG GACATCTTTATCATTGATCCAACAAGCGGGAAAGGCGATTTCTCCCGCCTtgtcgatgatgatggtgcAAGGTTCCCCGAGAATGTCAATATTAACCCCATGGAGGATGTGGCACTGCAACCTTACTCGAGCGGGACTACTGGCCTAGCCAAGGGGGTCTGTCTCACCCACAGTAACATCGTCAATAACATGGAAATGGCGTA CGCACAGCCAGGTTTAATTAACACCGGTCCCGAAGACACCTCGATTGCGGTCCTGCCCTTCTTCCACATCTTCGGGATGGCCCAGGTGATGTTCTCGCTGCTGAGGAATGGAGCCAAGATCGTCACCATGCCAAGATTCGACAAGGACATGTACCTCTCATTGATACAGAAGCATAAA GCCACTTTCAACTGTGTGGTTCCGCCAATAGTGCTGTTTCTCGCTAAGGACCCTATGGTTGAGAACTACGACCTCAGCAGCTTACGAGACATGTTGTGCGGCGCTGCACCACTCAGCCAGGACATGGAGGAGTCTCTCCGGCGACGCCTCGGGAAGGATTGCATCAGACAGG GTTATGGTCTAACTGAGACCTCTCCGGTCACCCACATGTGCCCCCAACGGACAGGGAAAAGGGGATCAATAGGAGTCTTACTACCAAATTCACAAGCCAAG ATTGTCGACCTTGAAACTGGTTTTTCACTTGGGCCCAATCAGGACGGTGAAGTGTGTATGAGAGGCCCCCACATTATGAAAGGATATCACAGGAACCTGAAGGCGACAGAGAACTGCATTAAGGACGGCTGGTTCCATTCAG GCGACATTGGCCACTATGACGAAGACGGTTATTTCTATATCGTCGACAGGGTGAAGGAGCTGATAAAATACAAGGGATTCCAGGTTCCCCCAGCTGAGTTAGAGGGTCTTCTACTGGCCCATCCCAGTATTGCTGATGCCGCTGTGATAGGCATCCCCGACAAAGAGGCCGGAGAACTCCCCAAGGGCTTCGTGGTGCTCAAACCTAATTGCCACTTGACTGAGGAGGACATCGTCTCTTATGTTACAG GGCACGTTGCCAATTACAAGCGGTTACGTGGAGGTGTCACGATCATGGACGCTATTCCAAAGACGGCGAGCGGCAAGATTCTCAGGAGGGTACTGCGAACAGTTTCTTTTTCCAAGTCCAGAGAGACCAGGCAGCACAGCAAACTCTAA
- the LOC135484989 gene encoding uncharacterized protein LOC135484989, translating into MGVSVSTQHDRSRFYEVPDDHENYCTDVESVVSVEEPTPTIRLQESCGIDPKSLEFTAVPFLRIRERGNGTCWNIPLDCFGGNLIGGGDSVPNMPNKPNMPSPNMSNMHQESSSYNRGGRPFSPLSSDDDRPRSGSSRTPSPHFGGRPTHHVDWSPKKVLPPISPSSSHASLNFAEKEEDAFSSSAQISEEMTERIQQMMQRETQRNDGDKIQRIKEQRKLLKERSQRRSVGQFNIPHPESAETQRNARLLPLRGSAQEAIFSESMNMSDSVMQQALFHDEQTGGFTQSMAKKEMSREFSRRVSNQKFTSADGTSSSSSCCEDSAEPERIRQDSIRSKRGKKHVREKPKKSSKKGSSAKMSNDMFGSLATTNSAFSNMSMNPSGSFSGSGNRRMNMDSMGSLFGNPGDRGRLDGRQGGMMTHLENPSHMRGRDSMISGVSNFGMMGNSIDERVMARHGSMGQGFGMSNERGMHMQGSMGQGFAMGHDRAMQMQGSMGQGFGTGHGMESRIPQMPRQDGLFRSPLGNMDHFQSFGLQNKFL; encoded by the coding sequence ATGGGTGTTTCGGTGTCCACCCAACATGACCGCAGCCGCTTCTACGAAGTGCCAGATGACCACGAGAATTACTGCACAGACGTGGAGTCTGTGGTGTCCGTAGAGGAGCCCACACCAACCATCAGACTACAGGAGAGCTGTGGAATTGATCCGAAGTCTCTGGAGTTCACTGCTGTGCCGTTCCTGAGGATCAGGGAACGTGGAAACGGGACTTGTTGGAATATACCCCTCGACTGCTTCGGCGGGAATCTCATTGGTGGAGGAGATAGTGTTCCGAACATGCCGAATAAGCCAAACATGCCGTCGCCCAACATGTCGAATATGCACCAGGAAAGCAGCTCGTATAATCGCGGCGGCAGACCATTCTCGCCTCTTTCAAGTGACGATGACCGACCAAGAAGCGGTAGTTCACGTACGCCATCACCTCACTTTGGGGGCAGGCCAACTCATCACGTGGATTGGTCACCCAAGAAGGTCCTGCCGCCGATAAGTCCCTCCTCAAGCCATGCGTCGCTTAATTTTGCCGAGAAGGAAGAGGACGCCTTTTCGAGTTCTGCTCAAATATCTGAGGAGATGACCGAGAGGATACAGCAGATGATGCAGCGTGAGACTCAGCGGAATGACGGGGATAAGATCCAGCGGATCAAAGAGCAGCGGAAGTTGCTCAAAGAAAGATCACAGCGGCGATCCGTTGGACAATTTAATATTCCGCACCCGGAATCCGCCGAGACGCAGCGCAACGCGAGGTTACTTCCACTCCGGGGTTCAGCTCAAGAAGCGATCTTCTCGGAGTCGATGAATATGAGTGACTCTGTGATGCAACAAGCTCTCTTCCATGATGAGCAGACTGGGGGGTTCACCCAGTCCATGGCCAAAAAGGAAATGAGTCGGGAGTTTTCCCGTAGGGTTAGTAATCAGAAATTTACGTCAGCGGATGGGACGAGTTCAAGTTCGAGTTGCTGTGAGGATTCCGCGGAACCTGAGAGAATTCGCCAAGATAGCATTCGTTCGAAACGAGGAAAGAAACATGTGCGGGAAAAGCCGAAAAAATCCAGTAAGAAAGGCTCGTCTGCTAAGATGAGCAATGATATGTTTGGAAGTTTGGCCACAACAAATTCTGCGTTTTCTAATATGTCAATGAATCCGAGTGGTTCGTTTTCCGGCAGCGGGAACAGGCGTATGAACATGGACTCCATGGGATCTCTGTTTGGAAACCCCGGGGATAGGGGACGTCTCGATGGGAGACAGGGTGGTATGATGACTCACCTGGAGAACCCGTCTCACATGCGCGGCCGGGATAGCATGATATCAGGGGTGTCCAATTTCGGTATGATGGGGAATTCGATTGACGAGCGAGTCATGGCAAGACATGGTTCCATGGGCCAAGGATTCGGAATGAGCAACGAGCGAGGAATGCACATGCAGGGGTCGATGGGCCAAGGATTTGCAATGGGTCACGATCGAGCAATGCAAATGCAGGGGTCCATGGGCCAGGGATTTGGGACGGGTCATGGTATGGAGTCCAGGATCCCACAGATGCCGAGGCAGGATGGATTGTTCAGATCACCACTCGGGAATATGGATCATTTTCAATCATTCGGACTACAAAATAAGTTTCTCTAA
- the LOC135484756 gene encoding probable 4-coumarate--CoA ligase 1 isoform X1, with protein MENQQGPSSPDRLAKRHGKDIVNSIFPDTKLSKRTLPEAVFKDFKKYGDNVALVDGPTGRQYRFSQVQQLVRNVGSGLTRLGFRQGDILCMYSPNLPEYPLAVLGVLSIGGIVTTANPSYTIDELSHQLSDSEAQYIVAVPQNHDKARAAAARCKTVKDIFIIDPTSGKGDFSRLVDDDGARFPENVNINPMEDVALQPYSSGTTGLAKGVCLTHSNIVNNMEMAYAQPGLINTGPEDTSIAVLPFFHIFGMAQVMFSLLRNGAKIVTMPRFDKDMYLSLIQKHKATFNCVVPPIVLFLAKDPMVENYDLSSLRDMLCGAAPLSQDMEESLRRRLGKDCIRQGYGLTETSPVTHMCPQRTGKRGSIGVLLPNSQAKIVDLETGFSLGPNQDGEVCMRGPHIMKGYHRNLKATENCIKDGWFHSGDIGHYDEDGYFYIVDRVKELIKYKGFQVPPAELEGLLLAHPSIADAAVIGIPDKEAGELPKGFVVLKPNCHLTEEDIVSYVTGHVANYKRLRGGVTIMDAIPKTASGKILRRVLRTVSFSKSRETRQHSKL; from the exons ACCGTCTCGCAAAACGTCACGGCAAGGACATCGTCAATAGTATATTTCCTGACACGAAGCTCAGCAAGCGGACACTCCCTGAGGCTgtcttcaaagatttcaagAAATATGGCGATAATGTCGCATTG GTTGATGGTCCCACCGGCCGACAGTATAGGTTCTCCCAGGTCCAGCAACTTGTAAGAAATGTGGGGAGTGGACTGACCAGACTCGGCTTCAGACAGGGAGACATCCTGTGTATGTACAGCCCGAACCTGCCCGAGTACCCGCTAGCTGTTTTGGGGGTTCTCAGTATCGGGGGGATCGTAACCACGGCAAACCCCTCTTACACCATCG ATGAGCTGTCCCACCAATTGTCAGATTCAGAAGCCCAGTACATCGTGGCGGTGCCGCAGAACCATGACAAGGCAAGGGCAGCTGCCGCGAGGTGCAAAACAGTTAAG GACATCTTTATCATTGATCCAACAAGCGGGAAAGGCGATTTCTCCCGCCTtgtcgatgatgatggtgcAAGGTTCCCCGAGAATGTCAATATTAACCCCATGGAGGATGTGGCACTGCAACCTTACTCGAGCGGGACTACTGGCCTAGCCAAGGGGGTCTGTCTCACCCACAGTAACATCGTCAATAACATGGAAATGGCGTA CGCACAGCCAGGTTTAATTAACACCGGTCCCGAAGACACCTCGATTGCGGTCCTGCCCTTCTTCCACATCTTCGGGATGGCCCAGGTGATGTTCTCGCTGCTGAGGAATGGAGCCAAGATCGTCACCATGCCAAGATTCGACAAGGACATGTACCTCTCATTGATACAGAAGCATAAA GCCACTTTCAACTGTGTGGTTCCGCCAATAGTGCTGTTTCTCGCTAAGGACCCTATGGTTGAGAACTACGACCTCAGCAGCTTACGAGACATGTTGTGCGGCGCTGCACCACTCAGCCAGGACATGGAGGAGTCTCTCCGGCGACGCCTCGGGAAGGATTGCATCAGACAGG GTTATGGTCTAACTGAGACCTCTCCGGTCACCCACATGTGCCCCCAACGGACAGGGAAAAGGGGATCAATAGGAGTCTTACTACCAAATTCACAAGCCAAG ATTGTCGACCTTGAAACTGGTTTTTCACTTGGGCCCAATCAGGACGGTGAAGTGTGTATGAGAGGCCCCCACATTATGAAAGGATATCACAGGAACCTGAAGGCGACAGAGAACTGCATTAAGGACGGCTGGTTCCATTCAG GCGACATTGGCCACTATGACGAAGACGGTTATTTCTATATCGTCGACAGGGTGAAGGAGCTGATAAAATACAAGGGATTCCAGGTTCCCCCAGCTGAGTTAGAGGGTCTTCTACTGGCCCATCCCAGTATTGCTGATGCCGCTGTGATAGGCATCCCCGACAAAGAGGCCGGAGAACTCCCCAAGGGCTTCGTGGTGCTCAAACCTAATTGCCACTTGACTGAGGAGGACATCGTCTCTTATGTTACAG GGCACGTTGCCAATTACAAGCGGTTACGTGGAGGTGTCACGATCATGGACGCTATTCCAAAGACGGCGAGCGGCAAGATTCTCAGGAGGGTACTGCGAACAGTTTCTTTTTCCAAGTCCAGAGAGACCAGGCAGCACAGCAAACTCTAA
- the LOC135484936 gene encoding ribokinase-like: MDVHMEVVIVGGIVTDRVSYYREIPSLGDKSVQPNHVKIQCGGKGANMSVMCSKLGARTALISKIGEDDYGKMHLRGLHEYGVNTEYVEASPGVSTDMVDIAVAEDGQNRIDEVSRACMYLIQPGDIERCEAMIKQAAVIGGILEPYVETTVASLRLGRKYGLITLFNAAPLLDCSSVTDDVFHLTDVFFCNEFEAGTITGRPCHSVEEAKSVCRCLLERGCSVAIITLGHQGCVYGRVQGGEAKHLPAREVQAVDSTGASDAFFGALCFYFARFCHLDLEEKIRRSMEIATISVLNEGTQASYPYASDLSEKLLN, encoded by the exons ATGGACGTGCACATGGAGGTGGTGATCGTAGGTGGAATCGTCACTGATCGAGTCAG CTACTACAGGGAGATTCCGTCGCTAGGGGATAAGTCCGTTCAACCAAACCACGTGAAGATCCAATGCGGAGGGAAGGGCGCCAATATGTCCGTCATGTGCTCCAAGCTTGGCGCCAGGACGGCACTTATAAGTAAG ATCGGGGAGGACGACTATGGGAAGATGCATCTTCGAGGACTACATGAATATGGGGTGAATACCG AATATGTCGAAGCATCACCGGGCGTCAGCACCGACATGGTCGATATCGCCGTTGCCGAGGACG GGCAGAACCGGATTGATGAGGTCTCAAGAGCTTGTATGTATCTCATTCAACCAGGCGATATCGAGAGATGCGAAGCAATGATCAAACAAGCTGCTGTGATTGGAGGTATACTTGAGCCGTATGTAGAGACAACTGTCGCTTCGCTGAGATTGGGACGGAAATATGGAC TGATTACCTTGTTCAATGCAGCTCCTTTGTTGGACTGCAGCTCTGTAACTGACGACGTCTTTCACCTAACAGATGTTTTCTTCTGCAATGAATTCGAG GCCGGCACAATAACTGGACGTCCCTGTCACTCTGTGGAAGAAGCTAAGTCGGTTTGTAGATGTCTGTTGGAGAGGGGTTGCAGTGTCGCCATCATTACGCTCGGACATCAAGGATGCGTGTATGGGAGAGTTCAAGGTGGAGAGGCTAAACATTTACCGGCCAGAGAGGTCCAGGCCGTGGATTCCACA GGAGCCAGTGACGCATTCTTTGGAGCCCTGTGTTTCTACTTCGCCCGATTCTGCCATTTAGACTTAGAAGAAAAAATAAGGCGTTCAATGGAGATAGCTACCATTAGTGTATTAAATGAAGGTACCCAAGCCAGTTATCCTTACGCTAGTGACCTTAGTGAGAAGTTGTTGAACTAG